One window of the Arthrobacter sp. zg-Y919 genome contains the following:
- a CDS encoding sulfite exporter TauE/SafE family protein has protein sequence MTTGLLIVVLGAVFIGAIAQRIAGLGFALLISPFLVIILGSHGGVLMVNICGLVSSLLIMSRVWRDVDWSMYRWLAIPAVIASVPASAAAVYLPAAPLAVTVGAVVLVALSISLLLQRTSLVLTGNVSKAVAGFASGITNALAGVGGPAVSVYALLSRWPQRSFAATLQPFFVTIAIVTLTSKLLLDPGQVPPFQPWAWALIGLMIVGGIYTGEKLQRFIRDDQARLAVIVIAFIGAAAALTKGLIDL, from the coding sequence GTGACTACCGGACTCCTCATCGTGGTGCTAGGCGCCGTCTTTATCGGTGCCATCGCCCAGCGCATCGCCGGCCTGGGGTTCGCGCTCCTGATTTCCCCGTTCCTCGTGATCATCCTCGGCTCCCACGGGGGAGTGCTGATGGTGAACATCTGCGGACTGGTCTCCTCGCTGCTCATCATGAGCCGCGTGTGGCGGGACGTGGACTGGTCCATGTACCGCTGGCTGGCCATTCCCGCAGTCATTGCCAGCGTGCCGGCCTCCGCTGCCGCGGTATATCTGCCGGCAGCGCCGCTGGCCGTGACCGTGGGCGCCGTCGTCCTCGTAGCCCTGAGCATCTCCCTGCTGCTGCAGCGCACCTCCCTGGTGCTGACCGGAAACGTCTCCAAAGCCGTGGCTGGATTCGCCTCCGGAATCACGAACGCGCTGGCCGGCGTCGGCGGTCCCGCCGTGAGCGTGTACGCGCTGTTGTCCCGGTGGCCGCAGCGGTCGTTCGCCGCCACCCTGCAGCCGTTCTTTGTCACCATCGCCATCGTCACCCTGACCTCCAAGCTGCTGCTGGACCCGGGACAGGTGCCGCCGTTCCAGCCGTGGGCATGGGCGCTGATCGGACTCATGATTGTGGGCGGCATCTACACAGGTGAAAAACTGCAGCGTTTCATCCGTGATGACCAGGCCCGGCTCGCCGTGATTGTCATTGCGTTCATCGGTGCCGCCGCCGCCCTCACCAAGGGCCTGATCGACCTCTAG